The following proteins come from a genomic window of Corallococcus sp. NCRR:
- a CDS encoding esterase/lipase family protein, with protein MTNRHRVYLVPGFFGFTQMGDKETERIAYFQNVPRLLEQRFQERGIDARVHAIASSPTSGLEARARDVFREVARTANEDDAQLHLVGHSTGGLDARSVVSPRMAHEAPAFVKRVRSVVTIATPHFGTPLASYFDQGGVGRTLLRYLWLFTFLTLHRNAMPLRTAALQACYWLVLRSEEAKLPPNLFNQVVRLTADLSEHEREDLIRFFSQVGENQALIQDLMPIHMRTFNADTPDREGVRYGCVVTGAPPPRLSLHLLLTSDALLNGIFAFLYGKSAPLSRELQIPERTQAQTQALQDVLGRRFEARSDGIVPSRAQVWGEVLHVAKADHLDVMGHFDQPPEHISWLKSGSHFQEPQFQALWDRVIDFTVGGAATVHPGNEEARRVSLEG; from the coding sequence ATGACAAACCGGCACCGCGTCTATCTGGTCCCCGGCTTCTTTGGTTTCACGCAGATGGGGGACAAGGAAACGGAGCGCATCGCCTATTTCCAGAACGTCCCCCGTCTGCTCGAGCAGCGCTTCCAGGAGCGCGGCATCGATGCGCGGGTGCACGCCATCGCCTCCTCCCCCACCTCCGGGCTGGAGGCGCGGGCCCGCGACGTGTTCCGGGAGGTGGCCCGGACCGCGAACGAGGACGACGCGCAGCTCCACCTCGTCGGGCACTCCACGGGCGGGCTGGATGCACGCAGTGTCGTCTCACCGCGCATGGCGCATGAGGCGCCGGCCTTCGTGAAGCGCGTGCGCTCGGTGGTGACCATCGCCACGCCGCATTTCGGCACCCCGCTGGCCAGCTACTTCGACCAGGGCGGCGTGGGCAGGACGCTGCTGCGCTACCTGTGGCTCTTCACCTTCCTCACCCTGCACCGCAATGCCATGCCTCTGCGGACCGCCGCGCTCCAGGCGTGCTACTGGCTCGTCCTGCGGAGCGAGGAGGCGAAGCTCCCGCCCAACCTCTTCAATCAAGTCGTCCGGCTGACGGCGGACCTCTCCGAGCATGAGCGCGAGGACCTCATCCGGTTCTTCAGCCAGGTGGGCGAGAACCAGGCGCTCATCCAGGACCTCATGCCCATCCACATGCGGACCTTCAACGCGGACACGCCGGACCGGGAGGGCGTGCGCTACGGCTGCGTCGTCACGGGCGCGCCGCCGCCCAGGCTGTCACTCCACCTGCTGCTCACCTCCGACGCGCTCCTGAACGGCATCTTCGCCTTCCTGTATGGCAAGAGCGCGCCCCTGTCCCGGGAGCTCCAGATTCCCGAGCGCACGCAGGCCCAGACCCAGGCCCTCCAGGATGTCCTTGGCAGGAGGTTCGAGGCCAGGAGCGACGGCATCGTGCCGAGCCGCGCCCAGGTCTGGGGAGAGGTCCTCCACGTCGCGAAGGCGGACCACCTGGACGTCATGGGCCACTTCGACCAGCCCCCGGAACACATCAGCTGGCTGAAGTCGGGCTCCCACTTCCAGGAGCCGCAGTTCCAGGCCCTGTGGGACCGGGTGATTGATTTCACGGTGGGCGGCGCCGCGACTGTTCACCCGGGCAACGAAGAGGCGCGACGCGTGTCCCTCGAAGGGTGA
- a CDS encoding carbonic anhydrase — translation MKKLIRGLLDFQRHTLPSYRATFARLAKGQSPDCLFISCSDSRVVPNLLVSTDPGDLFTVRNVGNLVPPARPGGQPSADRGEAAAIEFSLGFLPIEDVVVCGHSSCGAMKAILAGGNVDGAPNLEQWLAHGTPSMKKLRENNSKVGEGLPDADRLSQLNVLEQLEHLKTYPIVRDRLAAGTLRLHGWWFDIGAAQVHAYRDDLGRFVPIDETEGDRLLTSLTEAPPELRAVQ, via the coding sequence GTGAAGAAGCTCATCCGCGGTCTGCTCGATTTCCAGCGCCACACGCTCCCTTCGTACCGGGCGACCTTCGCGAGGCTCGCGAAGGGGCAATCCCCTGACTGCCTCTTCATCAGCTGCTCGGACAGCCGCGTGGTGCCGAACCTGCTGGTGTCCACGGACCCCGGCGATCTCTTCACCGTGCGCAACGTGGGCAACCTCGTTCCTCCGGCCAGGCCGGGCGGACAGCCCTCGGCGGACCGCGGCGAGGCGGCGGCCATCGAGTTCTCCCTGGGCTTCCTGCCCATCGAGGACGTCGTGGTCTGCGGTCACTCGAGCTGCGGCGCGATGAAGGCCATCCTGGCCGGCGGCAACGTGGACGGCGCGCCGAACCTCGAGCAGTGGCTCGCGCACGGCACGCCCTCGATGAAGAAGCTGCGTGAGAACAACTCCAAGGTGGGCGAGGGGCTGCCCGACGCGGACCGCCTCTCCCAGCTGAACGTGCTCGAGCAGTTGGAGCACCTGAAGACCTACCCCATCGTGCGCGACCGGCTCGCGGCGGGGACGCTGCGGCTGCACGGCTGGTGGTTCGACATCGGGGCGGCGCAGGTCCACGCCTATCGTGACGACCTCGGCCGCTTCGTCCCCATCGATGAGACCGAGGGCGACCGGCTCCTGACCTCGCTGACGGAAGCGCCGCCCGAGCTCCGCGCCGTCCAGTAA
- a CDS encoding DUF4476 domain-containing protein, protein MNRIARAVLVSSLFVSSASFAQDAEFNMQVDVEDQDMPSARIKMKTTTNVDGEETTTVKVRGGGARMDVRVTGGMTETESHSETRTTETRREPRMEPRHEMPMTADPAYRDCGTRSDEGCMMRRDGQYPMDASTWRGFYQSLKSENNEIVRQEKAEKMLKRVYLTAVQFGMVLDLFNNEITRLEVAKEAAPHVVDPQHALGFSSKWRNSISGSEYTDIITQ, encoded by the coding sequence ATGAATCGCATCGCCCGTGCCGTGCTCGTTTCGTCCCTGTTCGTTTCGTCCGCCAGCTTCGCGCAGGACGCGGAGTTCAACATGCAGGTGGACGTGGAGGATCAGGACATGCCCTCCGCGCGCATCAAGATGAAGACGACCACGAACGTGGATGGTGAGGAGACGACCACCGTGAAGGTGCGCGGCGGCGGCGCCCGGATGGACGTGCGCGTGACGGGCGGGATGACGGAGACGGAGAGCCACAGCGAGACCCGGACCACGGAGACGCGGCGGGAGCCCCGGATGGAGCCCCGGCATGAGATGCCGATGACCGCCGACCCCGCGTACCGCGACTGTGGCACGCGTTCGGACGAGGGCTGCATGATGCGCAGGGACGGGCAGTACCCGATGGACGCCTCCACCTGGCGCGGCTTCTACCAGTCGCTCAAGAGCGAGAACAACGAGATCGTCCGCCAGGAGAAGGCGGAGAAGATGCTCAAGCGCGTCTACCTGACCGCGGTGCAGTTCGGCATGGTGCTGGACCTGTTCAACAATGAGATCACCCGTCTGGAGGTGGCGAAGGAGGCCGCGCCGCACGTGGTGGATCCGCAGCACGCGCTGGGCTTCTCCTCCAAGTGGCGCAACTCCATCAGCGGCAGCGAGTACACGGACATCATCACCCAGTAA
- a CDS encoding SulP family inorganic anion transporter, giving the protein MTSDVKAAEARPSLKAILASDLPASLVVFLVALPLCMGIALASGAPIMAGLIAGVVGGLVVGLLGGVPLLVSGPAAGLAVMVFGFIQQLGFAVTCAAVAAAGLVQVALGGLKVARSALAISPAVIHGMLAGIGILIVLGQVHIVLGGSPQSNAWNNIRELPGQVLNLHGTATLLGLLTLGILIAWGFLPNGRLKKVPGPLVAVLGGTVIAAVLNADVARVQLAANALSAIQLPSLPEGSMWGAFIVAVLSLALVASAESLLSAVATDKLHTGPRANLDRELLAQGVANTVSGLVGGLPITGVIVRSAANINAGAKTRWSAVMHAVWMLAFVTLLGGLASYVPLTVLAGLLVHVGLKLVNLAHIRELRHRGELPVYLITVAGVVGINLLAGIGLGLGAAILRLLWQLGQVRVEIHADKGVHQVCISGALTFVGVPKLSTALAKIPSGSRVEVDVAVNTLDHSGFEALESWADTYRKTGGSVRMEPLEDVWTRRSARAGPAPGSTDSSPSSPVHHVSTLSPGGVQ; this is encoded by the coding sequence ATGACTTCGGATGTAAAGGCAGCAGAGGCGAGGCCTTCGTTGAAGGCGATTCTCGCTTCGGATTTGCCAGCTTCGCTGGTGGTGTTCCTGGTGGCCCTGCCCCTGTGTATGGGCATCGCGCTCGCCTCTGGAGCGCCCATCATGGCGGGCCTCATTGCCGGTGTCGTGGGAGGCCTGGTCGTGGGCCTCCTGGGCGGCGTGCCGCTTCTCGTGAGCGGTCCCGCGGCGGGCCTCGCGGTGATGGTCTTCGGCTTCATCCAGCAGTTGGGCTTCGCCGTGACGTGCGCGGCGGTGGCCGCGGCGGGGCTCGTGCAGGTAGCGCTCGGCGGTCTGAAGGTGGCGCGTTCGGCGCTGGCCATCTCTCCGGCGGTGATCCACGGCATGCTCGCGGGTATCGGCATCCTCATCGTGCTGGGGCAGGTCCACATCGTCCTGGGCGGCTCTCCGCAGAGCAACGCCTGGAACAACATCCGGGAGCTGCCCGGGCAGGTGCTCAACCTCCACGGGACGGCCACGCTGCTGGGCCTGCTGACGCTGGGCATCCTCATCGCGTGGGGGTTCCTGCCGAACGGCCGGCTGAAGAAGGTCCCGGGGCCGCTGGTGGCGGTCCTGGGCGGGACCGTGATCGCGGCGGTGTTGAACGCGGACGTGGCCCGGGTGCAGCTGGCGGCGAACGCGCTGTCGGCCATCCAGCTGCCGTCCCTCCCGGAAGGCTCCATGTGGGGCGCCTTCATCGTGGCCGTGCTGTCGCTCGCGCTCGTGGCGAGCGCCGAGTCGCTCCTGAGCGCGGTGGCCACCGACAAGCTGCACACGGGGCCTCGGGCGAACCTGGATCGCGAGCTGCTCGCGCAGGGCGTGGCGAACACCGTCTCCGGCCTGGTCGGCGGTCTGCCCATCACCGGCGTCATCGTGCGCAGCGCGGCGAACATCAACGCCGGCGCGAAGACGCGCTGGTCGGCGGTCATGCACGCGGTGTGGATGCTGGCCTTCGTGACCCTGCTGGGCGGGCTCGCGTCCTACGTGCCCCTGACGGTGCTCGCGGGCCTGCTCGTGCACGTGGGCCTGAAGCTCGTGAACCTCGCCCACATCCGGGAGCTGCGTCACCGCGGCGAGCTGCCCGTCTACCTCATCACCGTGGCCGGCGTGGTGGGCATCAACCTGCTCGCGGGCATCGGCCTGGGGCTCGGCGCGGCCATCCTCCGGCTCCTGTGGCAGCTGGGCCAGGTGCGCGTGGAGATCCACGCCGACAAGGGCGTGCACCAGGTCTGCATCAGCGGCGCGCTGACGTTCGTCGGGGTGCCGAAGCTTTCGACGGCGCTCGCGAAGATTCCGTCGGGCTCCCGAGTTGAGGTGGACGTCGCGGTGAACACGCTCGACCACTCCGGCTTCGAAGCGCTGGAGAGCTGGGCGGACACGTACCGCAAGACGGGTGGCTCCGTGAGGATGGAGCCGCTCGAGGACGTCTGGACCCGGCGCAGCGCGCGCGCGGGCCCCGCGCCGGGCTCCACCGATTCATCCCCTTCCTCCCCCGTTCATCACGTTTCGACTCTCTCTCCTGGAGGTGTGCAGTGA